The Mucilaginibacter yixingensis genome window below encodes:
- a CDS encoding TonB-dependent receptor: MKRILLLLGLSVFCQALYAQNIVVKGVVKSEQGEPLPGASVQEKGTKNGKVTDNNGNYQITVSPSATLVFSFIGTKAKEELVNGRKTINATLADLKNNLNEVVVVGYGTVKRKDVTGAISSIKGEDLAKMPVQDVASALEGRLAGVSVSAGDGTPGSQPSITIRGGGSITQSNEPLYVVDGIPQTDGLSFLDPTDIESIDVLKDASATSIYGARGANGVILVTTKKSATGKVTVGYDMYYGIKKVTKTLPMLNPYQYVLLEYERSLGDATKSANFLSSYGTFDQIQSLYGNQPGVNWQNELFGGTTHNQYHKFSISGGSKETNFTMFYSRNIDQGIMINSGSNKDVAKLQVSHSKDKLKATGIVNFSNQTIYGSGTQEGNTKFNQLQNILQYRPTLGLKGSDQSFINMDQDPNAPDGSIYLNPITTANSQYRNTNIKVLNLNGSLDYELLKNLTYRGLVGYRYIINEADLFNDSRSISALRSGGPNGSINQSQENGWNYSNTLTYSNNFNKDHHFDMLIGQEQVYTKVKTLGISSNMFPNVNLGLNDLSEGTLPGTPSSSLQDERLLSFFTRANYSYKDTYILSGSLRADGSSKFGANNKFGYFPSAAFAWRIINESFMKEQKAFSDLKLRLSYGSSGNNRINNFLSLSLLQAGNYPLNNNNVITASASTLANPDLKWETTTSKDIGLDLGLFNQRVQFTFDVYDNRTTNLLLNAAIPASSGFNTELINVGSTSNRGLEFAVNTVNIRSHGFQWNTAFNIAFNRNKVLALTNGESTRYVYSWSSGVAGGINSLGETDYLVQVGAPVGQMYGYRFNGLYRVSDFDYNAATQAYTLKAGIPYDPNNVPKPGYIRYADLNNDGKITAADRTVIGNAQPKFTGGLNNTFSYKGIDLSIFINWSVGGKVYDANRLYGTMTQNVYPNTFAYVADRWMTIDASGNRVTDPVQLAAMNQGKNYPAYNGAGTVLRLDDRFIEDGSFLRISNVSLGYTLPKAWINKLKLSRVRVYVTGNNLKVFSHYFGYDPEVSVYNSSRLTPGVDFGGYPRVRSFLAGLNVAF; this comes from the coding sequence ATGAAACGAATCTTACTCTTATTAGGCCTCTCGGTATTTTGCCAGGCTCTTTATGCACAGAACATAGTGGTAAAGGGTGTGGTGAAGAGCGAGCAAGGCGAACCTTTACCCGGCGCAAGCGTGCAGGAGAAAGGAACCAAGAATGGAAAAGTAACCGACAATAATGGTAACTATCAAATAACTGTTAGTCCGTCTGCTACCCTGGTGTTTAGCTTTATAGGTACTAAGGCTAAAGAAGAGTTAGTGAATGGCCGCAAGACAATCAATGCAACACTGGCCGATCTGAAGAATAACCTGAACGAGGTTGTAGTGGTAGGTTATGGTACGGTAAAGCGTAAAGATGTAACCGGCGCCATTTCTTCTATTAAAGGTGAAGACCTGGCCAAAATGCCGGTGCAGGATGTAGCCTCAGCTTTAGAAGGCCGACTGGCCGGTGTAAGTGTAAGCGCTGGCGACGGTACACCCGGCTCTCAGCCTTCTATCACCATCAGGGGCGGTGGGTCAATCACCCAAAGTAATGAGCCTCTGTATGTTGTTGATGGGATACCGCAAACAGATGGCCTTTCATTTTTAGATCCAACTGATATTGAAAGTATCGACGTATTGAAAGATGCTTCGGCTACCTCTATTTATGGTGCACGCGGTGCTAACGGCGTTATCCTGGTTACCACCAAAAAATCGGCCACCGGTAAGGTGACTGTGGGGTATGATATGTACTACGGCATTAAAAAGGTAACCAAAACTTTGCCCATGCTCAACCCATACCAATATGTATTACTGGAGTATGAGCGTTCTTTAGGCGACGCTACCAAGAGTGCAAACTTCCTGAGCAGCTATGGCACCTTTGACCAGATCCAAAGCCTGTATGGCAATCAGCCGGGTGTTAACTGGCAAAATGAACTTTTTGGCGGAACCACTCATAATCAATACCACAAATTCAGCATCAGTGGTGGTTCAAAAGAAACCAACTTCACGATGTTCTACTCGCGCAATATTGATCAGGGTATCATGATCAACAGCGGGTCTAACAAAGATGTTGCTAAGCTGCAGGTGAGCCATAGCAAAGACAAACTGAAGGCAACCGGTATTGTCAACTTCTCTAATCAAACTATTTACGGTTCTGGTACCCAGGAGGGGAACACCAAATTCAACCAGTTGCAGAACATTTTGCAATACCGCCCTACGCTGGGTCTGAAAGGCAGCGACCAGAGCTTTATTAACATGGATCAGGACCCTAATGCGCCTGACGGAAGTATCTACCTGAATCCTATTACTACAGCCAACTCTCAGTATCGCAATACCAATATCAAGGTGTTAAACCTGAACGGATCACTGGATTACGAGCTATTGAAAAACCTTACCTATCGTGGTTTGGTAGGTTACCGCTATATTATTAATGAAGCAGATCTTTTCAATGATTCACGTTCTATTTCGGCCCTCCGGTCTGGCGGTCCTAACGGATCAATTAACCAGAGCCAGGAAAACGGATGGAACTATAGCAATACGCTTACTTATTCTAATAACTTTAACAAAGATCATCATTTTGATATGCTGATTGGCCAGGAGCAGGTTTACACCAAAGTTAAAACGCTGGGTATTAGCTCTAACATGTTCCCCAATGTAAACCTGGGGCTGAATGATCTGAGCGAGGGCACACTACCCGGCACGCCAAGCTCGTCTCTACAGGACGAAAGGTTGTTATCGTTTTTTACAAGGGCCAACTACAGCTATAAGGATACCTATATCCTTTCTGGTAGTTTGCGTGCAGATGGCTCATCAAAATTCGGGGCTAACAACAAATTTGGTTATTTCCCTTCTGCGGCATTTGCCTGGAGAATCATTAACGAGTCGTTCATGAAAGAGCAGAAAGCTTTCTCTGATCTTAAACTGCGTTTAAGCTACGGCTCGTCAGGTAATAACCGTATCAATAACTTCCTGTCGCTGTCATTGCTGCAAGCCGGCAACTATCCGCTTAATAACAACAATGTAATTACCGCCAGCGCTTCAACCCTGGCCAACCCCGACCTGAAATGGGAGACCACCACATCAAAAGATATCGGTTTGGATTTGGGGCTGTTTAACCAACGTGTGCAGTTTACTTTTGATGTTTATGACAATCGTACCACCAATCTGTTGCTTAATGCGGCAATCCCGGCATCGTCAGGCTTCAATACCGAGCTGATTAACGTAGGTTCAACCAGCAACCGCGGTTTGGAGTTTGCTGTAAATACCGTGAACATCCGCAGCCATGGTTTCCAGTGGAATACTGCTTTCAATATTGCCTTTAACCGCAATAAGGTATTAGCGCTAACCAACGGCGAAAGCACCCGTTATGTATATAGCTGGAGCAGCGGTGTTGCCGGCGGTATCAATTCATTAGGTGAAACCGATTACCTGGTGCAAGTAGGTGCGCCTGTGGGCCAGATGTATGGTTACCGTTTTAACGGCCTGTACCGTGTATCGGATTTTGATTACAATGCAGCCACGCAAGCCTATACGTTAAAAGCCGGCATTCCGTATGATCCAAACAACGTACCTAAACCTGGTTACATCCGCTACGCTGATTTGAATAATGATGGTAAAATTACCGCTGCCGACCGTACCGTAATTGGTAATGCTCAGCCTAAGTTTACCGGCGGTCTGAACAATACTTTTAGCTATAAAGGCATTGATCTGAGCATCTTTATCAACTGGTCTGTTGGCGGTAAGGTTTATGATGCCAACCGTCTGTACGGTACCATGACGCAGAATGTTTATCCTAACACCTTTGCCTATGTGGCCGATCGTTGGATGACCATTGATGCCAGCGGCAATCGCGTAACAGATCCGGTGCAATTGGCGGCCATGAACCAGGGTAAAAACTACCCGGCCTATAATGGCGCTGGTACGGTATTGCGACTGGACGATCGCTTTATTGAAGATGGTTCATTTCTGCGCATCAGCAACGTATCGCTGGGGTATACGTTGCCTAAAGCATGGATCAATAAACTTAAACTGTCAAGGGTAAGAGTTTACGTTACCGGCAACAACCTAAAGGTATTCTCACATTATTTCGGTTACGATCCTGAAGTGAGTGTTTACAATTCCAGCCGACTGACGCCGGGTGTAGATTTTGGCGGCTATCCGCGTGTACGCTCTTTCCTGGCAGGTTTAAATGTTGCTTTCTAA